In a single window of the Solanum stenotomum isolate F172 unplaced genomic scaffold, ASM1918654v1 scaffold16320, whole genome shotgun sequence genome:
- the LOC125850369 gene encoding homeobox protein knotted-1-like LET12 isoform X3: MEFHDHFSQELALQQHQQQNVDDDVSDQSMNFNVKLSQQYRDDVNNNEHNNNNNNSNVWDQSEKYKADILNHHLSEQLLSAHVACLRIATPVDQLPRIDEQLTESQNLVAKYYVVGQSQRSLDDKELDQFMAHYVLLLSSFKEQLQQHVRVHAMEAVMACWDLDQSLQNLTGVASGEGTGATMSDDDEDNQVESETYCHYNGILDGQESNGFGPLVPTENERFLMERVRQELKQEFKQDYKGKIVDIREEILRKRRAGKLPGDTTSALKAWWKSHSKWPYPTEEDKAKLVKDTGLQLKQVNNWFINQRKRNWHSTPSSSSTQKSKRKR; encoded by the exons atGGAGTTTCATGATCATTTTTCTCAAGAATTAGCTCTacaacaacaccaacaacaaAACGTCGATGACGACGTTTCGGATCAGTCGATGAATTTCAACGTAAAGCTAAGTCAACAATATAGGGACGATGTCAATAACAACgagcacaacaacaacaacaataatagtaaCGTTTGGGATCAGAGCGAGAAATATAAAGCGGATATTTTGAACCATCATTTATCAGAACAGCTTCTTTCTGCACACGTGGCTTGCCTGAGAATCGCAACTCCGGTGGACCAGTTACCGAGGATCGACGAGCAGTTGACGGAGTCACAAAATTTGGTGGcaaaatattatgttgttggtCAAAGTCAACGGTCTCTTGATGATAAAGAACTTGATCAATTTAtg GCACATTATGTTCTATTGCTCTCTTCTTTTAAAGAACAACTGCAACAACATGTTCGTGTCCATGCAATGGAAGCTGTCATGGCTTGTTGGGATCTTGATCAATCTCTACAAAATTTAACAG GGGTAGCATCAGGAGAAGGTACAGGTGCAACCATGTCagatgatgatgaagataaTCAAGTAGAAAGTGAGACATATTGTCATTATAATGGAATTTTAGATGGACAAGAGAGTAATGGTTTTGGTCCTCTTGTACCTACTGAAAATGAAAGATTTTTAATGGAACGTGTGAGGCAAGAATTGAAACAAGAGTTCAAACAG GATTACAAGGGGAAGATTGTTGACATTAGAgaagaaattttaagaaaaagaagagcaGGAAAGCTGCCTGGTGACACTACTTCTGCCTTAAAAGCTTGGTGGAAATCACATTCTAAGTGGCCTTATCCCACA GAGGAAGATAAAGCAAAATTAGTGAAAGATACAGGATTGCAATTAAAACAAGTCAATAATTGGTTCATTAACCAAAGGAAAAGAAATTGGCACTCTACTCCATCATCATCTTCTACACAGAAAAGCAAACGCAAAAG gtga
- the LOC125850369 gene encoding homeobox protein knotted-1-like LET12 isoform X5, whose protein sequence is MEFHDHFSQELALQQHQQQNVDDDVSDQSMNFNVKLSQQYRDDVNNNEHNNNNNNSNVWDQSEKYKADILNHHLSEQLLSAHVACLRIATPVDQLPRIDEQLTESQNLVAKYYVVGQSQRSLDDKELDQFMAHYVLLLSSFKEQLQQHVRVHAMEAVMACWDLDQSLQNLTGVASGEGTGATMSDDDEDNQVESETYCHYNGILDGQESNGFGPLVPTENERFLMERVRQELKQEFKQDYKGKIVDIREEILRKRRAGKLPGDTTSALKAWWKSHSKWPYPTVSTTIHIKLRVRIVKLAIDVGVGRQLGDPHYAPSWGTGKCRH, encoded by the exons atGGAGTTTCATGATCATTTTTCTCAAGAATTAGCTCTacaacaacaccaacaacaaAACGTCGATGACGACGTTTCGGATCAGTCGATGAATTTCAACGTAAAGCTAAGTCAACAATATAGGGACGATGTCAATAACAACgagcacaacaacaacaacaataatagtaaCGTTTGGGATCAGAGCGAGAAATATAAAGCGGATATTTTGAACCATCATTTATCAGAACAGCTTCTTTCTGCACACGTGGCTTGCCTGAGAATCGCAACTCCGGTGGACCAGTTACCGAGGATCGACGAGCAGTTGACGGAGTCACAAAATTTGGTGGcaaaatattatgttgttggtCAAAGTCAACGGTCTCTTGATGATAAAGAACTTGATCAATTTAtg GCACATTATGTTCTATTGCTCTCTTCTTTTAAAGAACAACTGCAACAACATGTTCGTGTCCATGCAATGGAAGCTGTCATGGCTTGTTGGGATCTTGATCAATCTCTACAAAATTTAACAG GGGTAGCATCAGGAGAAGGTACAGGTGCAACCATGTCagatgatgatgaagataaTCAAGTAGAAAGTGAGACATATTGTCATTATAATGGAATTTTAGATGGACAAGAGAGTAATGGTTTTGGTCCTCTTGTACCTACTGAAAATGAAAGATTTTTAATGGAACGTGTGAGGCAAGAATTGAAACAAGAGTTCAAACAG GATTACAAGGGGAAGATTGTTGACATTAGAgaagaaattttaagaaaaagaagagcaGGAAAGCTGCCTGGTGACACTACTTCTGCCTTAAAAGCTTGGTGGAAATCACATTCTAAGTGGCCTTATCCCACAGTAAGTACTACTATACACATTAAGTTACGG GTTCGAATCGTGAAATTAGCTATTGATGTTGGTGTCGGTCGTCAGTTAGGCGACCCACATTATGCGCCTTCTTGGGGCACGGGCAAATGTAGACATTAA
- the LOC125850370 gene encoding uncharacterized protein LOC125850370 yields the protein MNSYIPITDSKQETKIPNYYYDSSSSPTGCGLCSCLKLSCFNWGKDNEVHSRSLLQDHETEHRESWLVILKNLLRKMNRNSKKSKAQFQYDAQSYALNFDDGARGEEDGLLCNFSARFAVPVIAQKQSKNGL from the coding sequence ATGAATAGTTATATTCCCATTACCGATTCCAAACAAGAAACCAAAATTCCTAATTACTACTACGATTCATCATCTTCTCCAACTGGATGTGGATTGTGTAGTTGTTTAAAGTTATCCTGTTTCAATTGGGGCAAAGATAATGAAGTTCACAGCAGATCTCTCCTACAAGATCATGAAACAGAGCACAGAGAGTCATGGCTGGTGATATTGAagaatttattaagaaaaatgaaTCGTAATTCGAAGAAATCGAAAGCTCAATTTCAGTATGATGCTCAGAGTTATGCTCTGAATTTTGATGATGGAGCTCGTGGGGAAGAAGATGGACTTTTGTGTAATTTCTCAGCTAGGTTCGCTGTCCCTGTTATTGCTCAAAAACAGAGCAAAAATGGTTTGtga
- the LOC125850369 gene encoding homeobox protein knotted-1-like LET12 isoform X2 — protein MEFHDHFSQELALQQHQQQNVDDDVSDQSMNFNVKLSQQYRDDVNNNEHNNNNNNSNVWDQSEKYKADILNHHLSEQLLSAHVACLRIATPVDQLPRIDEQLTESQNLVAKYYVVGQSQRSLDDKELDQFMAHYVLLLSSFKEQLQQHVRVHAMEAVMACWDLDQSLQNLTGVASGEGTGATMSDDDEDNQVESETYCHYNGILDGQESNGFGPLVPTENERFLMERVRQELKQEFKQDYKGKIVDIREEILRKRRAGKLPGDTTSALKAWWKSHSKWPYPTEEDKAKLVKDTGLQLKQVNNWFINQRKRNWHSTPSSSSTQKSKRKSAGEKSRNDHFT, from the exons atGGAGTTTCATGATCATTTTTCTCAAGAATTAGCTCTacaacaacaccaacaacaaAACGTCGATGACGACGTTTCGGATCAGTCGATGAATTTCAACGTAAAGCTAAGTCAACAATATAGGGACGATGTCAATAACAACgagcacaacaacaacaacaataatagtaaCGTTTGGGATCAGAGCGAGAAATATAAAGCGGATATTTTGAACCATCATTTATCAGAACAGCTTCTTTCTGCACACGTGGCTTGCCTGAGAATCGCAACTCCGGTGGACCAGTTACCGAGGATCGACGAGCAGTTGACGGAGTCACAAAATTTGGTGGcaaaatattatgttgttggtCAAAGTCAACGGTCTCTTGATGATAAAGAACTTGATCAATTTAtg GCACATTATGTTCTATTGCTCTCTTCTTTTAAAGAACAACTGCAACAACATGTTCGTGTCCATGCAATGGAAGCTGTCATGGCTTGTTGGGATCTTGATCAATCTCTACAAAATTTAACAG GGGTAGCATCAGGAGAAGGTACAGGTGCAACCATGTCagatgatgatgaagataaTCAAGTAGAAAGTGAGACATATTGTCATTATAATGGAATTTTAGATGGACAAGAGAGTAATGGTTTTGGTCCTCTTGTACCTACTGAAAATGAAAGATTTTTAATGGAACGTGTGAGGCAAGAATTGAAACAAGAGTTCAAACAG GATTACAAGGGGAAGATTGTTGACATTAGAgaagaaattttaagaaaaagaagagcaGGAAAGCTGCCTGGTGACACTACTTCTGCCTTAAAAGCTTGGTGGAAATCACATTCTAAGTGGCCTTATCCCACA GAGGAAGATAAAGCAAAATTAGTGAAAGATACAGGATTGCAATTAAAACAAGTCAATAATTGGTTCATTAACCAAAGGAAAAGAAATTGGCACTCTACTCCATCATCATCTTCTACACAGAAAAGCAAACGCAAAAG tgcaggtgaaaaatcaagaaatgatcACTTTACATGA